From Aedes albopictus strain Foshan chromosome 1, AalbF5, whole genome shotgun sequence, one genomic window encodes:
- the LOC115260585 gene encoding uncharacterized protein LOC115260585, producing the protein MDESRTSRATEGHVEESSCAACQRPDSAEDMVQCDHCDIWKHYSCAGVNESVAGRSFVCGDCTAQQTDDVISVRTTSTRSSATSTISVCLSQLVERQRLERARLELELQRRHLDEQQQLIDKAFDEETDNHHGGSLLSGVNVKITASAPSKHIGTTALAETPVGPSDRRSKTQFDAPNSAAPIMISIPLTALEPKTVKYLQGKKNPQVAFQELKARVEQCEKRANPTRDEMSDLHAQLELCRKLLEGCQTTGATQESAQRSDAENPKKKPPPQSAASTSRVVSQTGTIPKANRSLLAVTEDDRMHSDYRSDAGAVGGSTSPDEIWPLKHLVGQTSQPSVSRAAEPAEIRPNDMEPPGKRQALSHSIENTIKFVPDCCPTTNNPIAREQLRFVARPNEMSSPPTNSREQLRDLPAHSNDFDLPDIQRKSQSTGLLTRNPPSRTVETSQFPRQSESYQQNQVIPQQDPVRPTQQQLAARQSLAKDLPRFSGDPAEWPIFNYRYTTEACGFSDGENMLHLQRCLSGSALETVRSRLVLPAAVPQVIETLRLRFGRPELLINALLRKVREIPAPKSDKLEGLIDFGMAVQALCDHIEAANERAHLSNPSLLQELVAKLPADQRMMWAGYRRGFQQVDLKTFGDYMASVVRDATSVVTFEPEKRNYGRDRPKDRAYVNSHAAERSSRAADSSSDPEPPKQIVCAHCNKGGHRVRECNAFKQLHVDDRWRRVRSLGLCQNCLFNHGRRGCRGRNICDIDGCQFRHHTLLHSPRGPPKSAEHAMQIAENHTHRRLTSSMLFRIIPVTLHGTKGSINTFAFLDEGSDLTLVESELVSSLGVKGTKLPLCLRWTGNTSREEKDSQQVTIEINGIGQDKRHKLLNVRTVSNLGLPCQSFEVDEAVKKHDHLKGIPLTSYRDATPRILIGVDNLRLALPLKVREGDGTSPVAVKTRLGWCVYGPRGNSNSESYSFHICECSCDKSLHESVKDFFAIEGAGAGPTEIPLTKEDERALILMETTTRRVGNRFETGLIWKDDDIEFPNSYPMAVRRLECLERRMDRDPVLKENLHRQIREYEVKGYAHRATSAEMEAADPRRVWYLPIGAVMNPKKPEKVRVIWDAAAKVEGVSLNSALLKGPDQLSSLPAILFRFRLYGVAVSSDIQEMFRQIRIREEDKNSQRFLWRNKPSEKPSIYLMDVATFGSTCSPASAQFVKNRNAEQHRELYPEAAKAIVDDHYVDDYLASFSTTDEAAKVASEVRIVHGNGGFKLHNWRSNSGEVLERIGEVQADADKHLILMDTAKTERVLGMLWTPQTDELSFSSQMSEEVQTLMRTSTRPTKRQVLRCVMTLFDPLGLLSPFLIHGKVLIQDLWREGTGWDEQVSAEVFTKWQRWIQMIEYITELRIPRCYFRHADQTTYRESELHVFVDASEVAYSCAIYLRTLNHGTDPQCCLIAAKSKVAPLKPCSIPRLELQGCVLGVRWSKFVRDNHYIPVSKTVFWTDSRTALAWIKADPRNYRQFVSFRVGEILENTTAADWRWVPSKSNPADEATKWGSGPYFNQDSKWFHGPTFLRSPESEWPRPKEAVTETTEEMRATILFHCSFDPVLDFVRFSSWDRLLRAKDGNTHFQSVTLTCYFLISEACNQETMYGRLLPCGFV; encoded by the coding sequence ATGGACGAGAGCCGGACTTCAAGGGCAACCGAAGGACACGTGGAGGAATCCAGTTGTGCGGCCTGCCAACGTCCGGATAGTGCGGAGGACATGGTCCAGTGCGACCATTGTGACATCTGGAAACATTATTCGTGCGCCGGAGTGAATGAAAGTGTCGCAGGGAGATCGTTTGTATGCGGCGACTGCACCGCCCAGCAAACCGATGACGTCATCTCAGTGCGAACCACTTCAACCCGATCCAGCGCAACATCAACAATCTCAGTCTGCCTGAGTCAGCTAGTTGAACGTCAACGATTGGAGCGCGCTCGTCTGGAATTAGAGCTCCAACGTCGCCATTTGGACGAGCAGCAGCAATTAATCGATAAAGCGTTCGACGAAGAGACGGACAACCATCACGGCGGCAGTTTACTCAGTGGTGTGAACGTCAAGATCACTGCATCGGCACCCAGTAAACACATCGGAACAACGGCCCTTGCCGAAACACCTGTAGGCCCGTCGGATCGTCGTTCGAAGACACAGTTTGACGCCCCCAACTCAGCTGCTCCAATTATGATTTCGATTCCCCTCACAGCGTTGGAACCGAAAACCGTAAAATACCTCCAAGGTAAGAAGAACCCCCAAGTTGCCTTCCAAGAGCTCAAAGCCCGGGTTGAGCAGTGCGAGAAGCGCGCCAATCCTACACGAGACGAAATGTCAGACCTACATGCCCAGTTGGAACTGTGTCGTAAGCTCTTGGAAGGATGTCAGACTACAGGAGCAACCCAAGAGTCTGCTCAAAGATCGGATGCGGAAAATCCGAAGAAGAAACCCCCACCACAATCAGCAGCGAGCACATCGCGCGTTGTGAGCCAGACGGGAACCATACCGAAAGCAAATCGATCGTTGCTTGCGGTCACTGAAGACGATCGGATGCACTCCGATTATCGATCCGACGCCGGAGCAGTAGGAGGATCCACATCACCGGATGAAATCTGGCCGTTGAAGCATTTGGTAGGCCAAACAAGCCAGCCCTCGGTAAGTCGAGCAGCCGAACCAGCTGAAATACGTCCGAACGACATGGAACCCCCAGGTAAGCGTCAAGCCTTGAGTCATTCTATTGAAAATACGATCAAATTCGTCCCTGATTGTTGCCCCACGACCAATAATCCAATTGCCCGAGAGCAGCTGCGATTCGTCGCGCGCCCAAATGAAATGAGTTCGCCTCCCACTAACTCTCGAGAGCAGCTGCGAGATCTCCCCGCGCACTCGAACGATTTCGATCTTCCTGACATTCAGCGCAAGTCTCAGTCAACCGGGTTGTTAACGCGTAATCCCCCCTCGCGTACGGTTGAAACGTCTCAGTTCCCTCGTCAGTCAGAAAGCTACCAGCAAAATCAAGTGATTCCCCAACAAGATCCAGTTCGACCCACACAGCAGCAGCTAGCAGCAAGGCAGTCCCTGGCCAAGGACCTTCCTCGATTCAGCGGTGACCCAGCGGAATGGCCGATCTTCAACTATCGCTACACGACCGAAGCTTGCGGATTCTCCGATGGTGAAAACATGCTCCACCTCCAGCGGTGCTTATCAGGATCCGCGCTCGAAACGGTGCGCAGTCGGTTGGTGCTACCAGCAGCGGTGCCGCAGGTAATTGAGACACTTCGTTTGAGGTTCGGACGCCCAGAATTGCTGATCAACGCTCTGCTACGCAAAGTACGTGAAATTCCGGCCCCCAAGTCGGACAAGTTGGAGGGGCTTATTGATTTTGGTATGGCAGTGCAGGCATTGTGTGACCACATCGAAGCTGCGAACGAACGCGCTCATCTCTCGAACCCATCCCTGCTTCAAGAGCTCGTAGCAAAACTTCCCGCCGATCAACGGATGATGTGGGCCGGCTACAGACGAGGATTCCAGCAAGTCGATCTGAAAACCTTCGGCGACTATATGGCGTCGGTGGTAAGGGATGCGACCAGTGTAGTGACCTTCGAGCCGGAGAAACGGAACTATGGACGTGATCGACCGAAGGACAGAGCGTACGTCAACTCTCATGCCGCGGAGCGATCCAGCAGAGCGGCAGATTCATCGAGTGATCCAGAGCCTCCGAAGCAGATTGTCTGCGCCCACTGTAACAAAGGAGGACATCGAGTACGCGAATGTAATGCGTTCAAGCAGCTGCATGTCGACGATCGCTGGCGTCGAGTTCGGTCGTTAGGCTTATGCCAGAACTGTCTGTTTAACCATGGACGGCGGGGATGCCGAGGCCGAAACATTTGCGACATCGACGGCTGCCAGTTTCGCCACCACACTCTTCTTCACTCTCCCAGAGGGCCACCGAAGTCAGCAGAGCACGCGATGCAGATAGCAGAGAACCACACCCATCGCCGCTTGACCTCCTCGATGCTATTTCGAATCATCCCAGTGACTTTGCACGGGACTAAGGGTTCGATCAATACCTTCGCTTTTCTGGATGAAGGTTCCGATCTGACATTGGTGGAAAGCGAGTTGGTGTCCTCGCTCGGGGTGAAAGGTACCAAGCTCCCACTATGCCTTCGGTGGACGGGAAACACATCGCGCGAGGAGAAGGACTCTCAGCAGGTCACGATCGAGATCAATGGGATCGGCCAGGACAAGCGACATAAGCTCCTGAATGTAAGAACCGTCAGCAATCTTGGACTGCCCTgtcaaagtttcgaggtggaTGAAGCAGTAAAGAAGCACGACCACCTGAAAGGAATTCCCCTCACAAGCTACCGCGATGCAACGCCAAGAATACTCATCGGCGTAGACAATTTGCGTCTGGCCCTTCCGCTGAAGGTGCGCGAGGGTGACGGTACATCGCCAGTTGCAGTGAAGACTAGACTTGGATGGTGCGTCTACGGTCCTCGTGGAAACAGTAATAGCGAATCCTACAGTTTCCACATTTGCGAATGCTCGTGTGACAAATCGCTCCATGAGTCGGTGAAAGATTTCTTCGCCATTGAAGGGGCAGGCGCTGGGCCGACGGAGATCCCGCTGACGAAGGAAGACGAGCGAGCACTGATCTTAATGGAAACTACAACCCGTCGAGTTGGGAACCGTTTCGAAACGGGACTGATTTGGAAAGACGACGACATTGAGTTTCCAAACAGCTATCCTATGGCAGTGCGGCGTTTGGAATGTTTGGAGCGCAGAATGGATCGCGACCCGGTACTTAAAGAGAATCTTCACCGGCAAATTCGCGAATACGAGGTGAAAGGATATGCGCATCGAGCGACGAGCGCGGAAATGGAGGCCGCAGATCCCAGACGAGTATGGTACCTGCCAATCGGAGCGGTGATGAATCCCAAGAAGCCGGAAAAAGTTCGAGTCATTTGGGATGCAGCGGCCAAGGTCGAAGGTGTATCGCTGAACAGCGCACTCCTGAAAGGGCCGGACCAGCTATCTTCTCTTCCGGCAATCCTGTTTCGATTCCGTTTGTACGGTGTGGCGGTTAGCTCGGATATCCAAGAGATGTTCCGCCAAATCAGAATCCGAGAAGAAGACAAGAATTCCCAGCGTTTTCTGTGGCGCAATAAGCCGTCCGAGAAACCGTCAATCTACTTGATGGACGTTGCCACCTTCGGCAGCACGTGTTCTCCAGCATCGGCGCAGTTTGTCAAGAATCGGAATGCCGAGCAACACCGCGAGCTGTATCCTGAAGCTGCCAAAGCCATTGTGGACGACCACTACGTAGACGATTACCTAGCGAGTTTCAGTACGACCGACGAGGCTGCGAAAGTAGCAAGCGAGGTACGGATCGTACATGGCAACGGAGGATTCAAGCTACACAACTGGCGGTCGAACAGCGGCGAGGTGTTAGAACGCATTGGGGAAGTGCAAGCCGACGCAGATAAGCATCTAATTCTGATGGACACTGCGAAAACAGAAAGGGTTCTGGGGATGCTCTGGACACCTCAAACCGATGAGCTGAGTTTTTCTAGCCAGATGAGCGAAGAGGTACAAACGTTAATGCGAACGTCTACACGGCCGACGAAGAGGCAAGTACTGCGATGCGTGATGACATTGTTCGATCCATTGGGACTGCTATCACCGTTCCTCATCCACGGCAAAGTCCTGATCCAAGACCTTTGGAGAGAAGGTACCGGGTGGGACGAGCAAGTCAGCGCGGAAGTTTTCACGAAGTGGCAGCGATGGATACAGATGATTGAGTACATCACTGAGTTACGAATTCCCAGATGTTACTTCCGTCACGCAGATCAGACGACCTACCGCGAATCTGAACTCCACGTATTCGTTGATGCGAGCGAGGTAGCCTACTCTTGCGCAATCTACTTGCGTACACTGAACCACGGAACCGATCCACAATGCTGCCTGATTGCGGCCAAATCGAAAGTCGCTCCACTAAAGCCGTGTTCGATTCCAAGACTAGAGTTGCAAGGGTGCGTCTTAGGTGTTCGTTGGTCCAAGTTCGTCCGAGATAACCACTACATTCCTGTATCGAAGACGGTGTTTTGGACAGATTCCAGAACGGCCCTGGCCTGGATCAAGGCTGATCCCAGGAATTATCGGCAGTTCGTATCCTTTAGAGTCGGCGAGATTCTAGAAAACACTACCGCAGCCGATTGGAGATGGGTGCCGTCGAAATCTAATCCAGCCGATGAAGCGACCAAATGGGGTAGCGGCCCGTACTTCAACCAAGACAGCAAGTGGTTTCACGGACCCACTTTTCTGCGTTCGCCGGAATCCGAATGGCCACGCCCCAAAGAAGCAGTGACCGAAACTACCGAAGAAATGCGTGCAACGATCCTCTTTCATTGCTCGTTCGACCCGGTACTGGATTTTGTTCGGTTCTCCTCGTGGGACCGGCTTCTGCgggccaaggatgggaacactcactttcaaagcgttacactcacttgctattttctcatctcagaagcgtgcaatcaagaaacgatgtatggacgacttttgccttgtggttttgtctaa